The following are encoded in a window of uncultured Sphaerochaeta sp. genomic DNA:
- a CDS encoding ATP-binding protein: MRKDLHINRSLAGTMLFLLVPAICNAAPLIQPKYAESMALPSVIGLVALGVLFGLLWYNVFLAISTKEKMFLFFSLIMILLTILQTFSTYDRFFFFLTYNRVTIITHLLFMTFLLFFEELFSISEHDKRLSSFNRVNIVVIGGYVVLFLLLKILFPMAERLHTTLNFIRELFVFYTNALFLYTIIRAMAWMKREAILLLVAFIPPAFTTSVNALNIFPFMQGHEQFTTFLMQYNQPVGLSLQAILFSLAVGNRYNRIKMERQEASRTQEILSQRTRFFLNMSHETRTPLTVILGLVRQLKQENAALTIKQAEPMLSAIERNSLILLRQVNHMLRLERRRDVRVEIALPLVPLTNLLINAFLPVAQEKVIALEFDANAIPPKLGLMVRQEDYESMVMNLLSNAIKYSGEGGRVGLSLHRADSQELILSVSDTGIGIAPEDQARIFEQFEVVESDTSSMQTGLGLPLVKHIMEEYGGTIELESRLGEGSVFTLRFPSLLLHQTEIIVSESGLEHLYLSEFRHLEMECPDPPSDSQTILVVEDNDDLRWYIQSILQKKYRVLPASSADRALQLLEKESVALIISDVMMPQMDGHAFLKEVRRRFVDTPIPLIFLTARDSMEEKIDSLKEGAIRYLTKPFRSEVLLAIIESILSHDQTLIGSRVQQFREGLNVLLDTMEHPTHGQRRPYMDELVVSCNLSEREKQVLHLISEGKSDKEIGMELSLSVKTVANHNRNIYAKCKVSGRYELLAKLYGDI; this comes from the coding sequence ATGAGAAAGGATCTCCATATCAATCGCTCTCTGGCCGGAACAATGCTTTTTCTTCTTGTCCCCGCCATCTGCAATGCTGCTCCCTTGATCCAACCCAAATATGCCGAATCCATGGCATTGCCCTCTGTCATTGGACTTGTCGCGCTTGGCGTGTTGTTTGGTTTGCTCTGGTACAATGTGTTTCTCGCTATCTCCACCAAGGAGAAGATGTTCCTCTTTTTCTCCCTCATCATGATTCTCCTTACCATTCTACAGACCTTCTCCACCTATGACCGATTCTTCTTCTTTCTCACCTATAACCGGGTGACAATAATTACCCATTTGCTGTTCATGACCTTCCTGCTCTTCTTCGAGGAGTTGTTTTCCATCAGTGAGCACGATAAGAGGCTATCATCATTCAATCGGGTCAATATCGTTGTCATTGGTGGGTATGTGGTGCTCTTCCTGCTTTTGAAGATCTTGTTTCCTATGGCAGAAAGGTTGCACACTACGCTCAATTTCATCCGGGAACTCTTTGTTTTCTATACCAATGCACTCTTCCTCTATACCATCATCAGGGCAATGGCATGGATGAAGAGGGAGGCAATCTTGCTCCTGGTTGCATTCATTCCCCCTGCCTTTACCACCAGTGTCAATGCATTGAATATTTTCCCTTTCATGCAAGGGCATGAGCAGTTTACGACCTTCTTGATGCAATACAACCAACCGGTCGGGCTCTCCTTGCAGGCGATACTCTTCTCCTTAGCCGTGGGGAACCGTTACAACCGTATCAAGATGGAGAGGCAAGAAGCGTCTCGTACGCAGGAGATTCTCTCCCAGCGTACCCGGTTTTTCTTGAACATGAGCCATGAGACCCGTACTCCCCTGACGGTTATCCTTGGTCTTGTAAGACAGTTGAAACAAGAAAATGCGGCGCTTACAATCAAGCAAGCTGAGCCAATGCTCTCTGCAATAGAACGCAATAGTCTGATTCTCTTGAGACAGGTAAATCATATGCTTAGATTGGAACGAAGACGGGATGTTCGGGTAGAGATCGCTCTACCCCTTGTTCCCCTGACTAATCTTCTCATCAATGCATTCCTTCCTGTTGCCCAAGAGAAGGTCATTGCCTTGGAGTTTGATGCAAACGCGATACCCCCAAAGCTTGGTCTCATGGTAAGACAGGAAGACTATGAATCGATGGTGATGAACCTCCTTTCCAATGCAATCAAATACTCGGGGGAAGGGGGGCGAGTGGGCCTTTCCCTCCACCGGGCAGACTCACAGGAGCTTATACTCTCCGTCTCTGATACTGGTATCGGTATCGCTCCAGAAGACCAAGCAAGGATTTTTGAGCAATTTGAAGTTGTTGAATCTGATACTTCATCAATGCAAACAGGGCTTGGGCTTCCTTTGGTAAAGCATATCATGGAGGAGTACGGGGGTACCATTGAGTTGGAGAGCAGGCTAGGAGAAGGGAGTGTCTTTACCCTTCGCTTTCCTTCCTTGCTGTTGCATCAAACTGAGATAATAGTCTCTGAGAGTGGGCTGGAACATCTGTACCTTTCGGAGTTCAGGCATTTGGAGATGGAATGCCCGGATCCTCCTTCCGATAGCCAAACTATCCTCGTAGTGGAAGATAATGATGACCTAAGATGGTACATTCAATCCATTCTTCAGAAGAAGTATCGGGTTTTACCAGCCTCTTCAGCCGATCGAGCACTCCAATTGCTCGAAAAGGAGAGTGTGGCTTTGATCATCAGCGATGTCATGATGCCCCAAATGGATGGACATGCATTTCTCAAGGAAGTGAGGAGACGCTTTGTCGATACCCCAATCCCCCTGATCTTTCTCACTGCACGAGATTCGATGGAAGAGAAGATCGACAGCCTAAAGGAAGGAGCAATCAGGTATCTGACCAAGCCGTTCAGGAGCGAGGTATTGCTTGCAATCATCGAATCGATCCTCTCCCATGACCAGACACTTATCGGCTCTCGTGTCCAGCAGTTCAGAGAGGGGCTGAATGTTCTCTTGGATACAATGGAACATCCCACTCATGGTCAGAGAAGACCGTATATGGATGAGCTGGTGGTTTCTTGTAATCTCTCTGAGCGGGAGAAGCAGGTACTGCATCTGATCAGTGAGGGGAAAAGTGACAAGGAGATAGGAATGGAACTCTCTCTTTCAGTAAAGACCGTGGCTAATCATAATCGTAATATCTACGCAAAGTGCAAGGTCAGTGGTCGCTACGAGTTGCTTGCCAAGTTGTATGGTGATATATAG
- a CDS encoding DUF4037 domain-containing protein yields the protein MIETFLKAFFFREEVDAVVLSGSRTGLVSDGLSDYDVYIYGERPVSRSFRRELAERFAKEAEVGNDFFGEGDELFLHDGTPVDLMYRSLSWAEGETERRWFRHQASVGYSTAFIHNLKTSKILYDPKGKFSALQKQLDTPYPEELRDAIIQKNYPLLRSKLTASYYDQIEKAIKRSDAVSQVHRTAALLASYFDVLFAYNRQTHPGEKQLVLWAKQTCTMLPLHFEKDLSLVTEGIGTKEILASLTRLLDHLDEMLGNSYSA from the coding sequence ATGATTGAGACCTTTTTGAAAGCATTCTTTTTTCGTGAGGAAGTCGATGCGGTTGTCCTCTCTGGTTCCCGTACCGGGTTGGTCAGTGACGGGCTTTCCGACTATGACGTGTATATCTATGGTGAGAGGCCGGTTTCTCGCTCTTTTCGCAGGGAACTGGCAGAACGTTTTGCCAAGGAAGCAGAGGTCGGCAATGACTTCTTCGGTGAGGGTGATGAGCTATTCCTTCATGACGGGACGCCTGTTGACCTGATGTATCGTTCGCTCTCCTGGGCAGAAGGGGAAACAGAGCGCCGCTGGTTCCGCCATCAGGCCAGCGTAGGATACTCAACAGCATTCATCCATAACCTGAAGACTTCCAAAATTCTCTATGATCCGAAAGGCAAGTTCAGCGCATTGCAGAAACAACTCGATACTCCCTATCCGGAGGAACTCAGAGATGCAATTATTCAGAAGAATTATCCATTGCTGAGAAGCAAGCTCACAGCAAGCTACTATGACCAAATCGAGAAAGCGATCAAGAGAAGTGACGCAGTAAGCCAGGTCCATCGAACAGCCGCTCTCTTGGCGAGCTATTTCGATGTACTCTTTGCCTACAACCGACAAACCCATCCTGGGGAGAAGCAGTTGGTCTTATGGGCTAAGCAAACCTGTACGATGCTCCCGCTTCATTTTGAGAAGGATCTCTCACTGGTAACAGAGGGGATTGGAACGAAAGAGATTCTTGCTTCCTTGACGAGATTGCTTGATCATCTGGATGAGATGCTGGGTAATTCCTACTCAGCATAA
- a CDS encoding alpha/beta hydrolase, whose product MGKRLRKVGKILLWILAVIAVVLAISSVLHATLFRQRRNAISPYGNMVPVFDGQMHITNLGEGEHTMVLLPGMGVALPSADFGPLQRALAEDYKTVVVEYFGVGFSTTTERARTSEHYVEEIREALRVAGYEPPYVLIPHSISSVYSEHYAALYPDEVEAIISLDGTSTAYYAETPAFVAALLPIAKVQEFLGLTSLLGPLVTNKSDAMELGYTEKEVDDMLTFAGFSMNDTLLEQLAYSTEFIRDTMSLPYPKEVPFFKVIAKDTYEKPNPQIPLSPKEYQEQHLERIGEQAQFEVLEGNHFIYQTNAEAIAAIVEKVLADL is encoded by the coding sequence ATGGGAAAGAGACTGAGAAAAGTTGGAAAAATACTCCTTTGGATACTTGCGGTGATTGCTGTTGTCTTGGCCATAAGTTCTGTATTGCATGCGACACTCTTCAGGCAACGAAGAAATGCTATCTCCCCATACGGGAACATGGTCCCAGTCTTCGATGGACAGATGCACATTACCAATCTAGGTGAAGGTGAACATACCATGGTATTGCTTCCTGGCATGGGTGTAGCACTTCCCTCAGCTGATTTTGGGCCATTGCAAAGAGCCTTGGCTGAGGATTATAAAACGGTAGTGGTTGAGTACTTCGGGGTGGGGTTCAGTACCACCACTGAAAGAGCACGCACAAGTGAGCACTATGTAGAAGAGATCAGGGAAGCTCTCAGGGTAGCTGGGTATGAACCCCCGTATGTGCTCATTCCTCACTCCATCTCCAGCGTATACAGCGAACATTACGCTGCCCTCTATCCAGATGAGGTTGAGGCGATCATCAGCCTGGACGGAACATCCACCGCCTACTACGCGGAAACTCCTGCCTTTGTTGCTGCATTGCTTCCCATCGCCAAGGTGCAAGAATTCCTAGGATTGACCAGCTTGCTCGGTCCCCTGGTCACCAATAAGAGTGATGCTATGGAGCTAGGTTACACAGAGAAAGAAGTAGATGACATGCTTACCTTTGCCGGGTTCTCGATGAATGACACCTTGCTTGAACAGTTGGCATATTCAACCGAATTCATACGCGATACCATGAGTCTTCCCTACCCAAAAGAGGTTCCTTTCTTCAAGGTTATTGCCAAGGACACATACGAGAAGCCCAATCCACAGATTCCTCTCTCTCCGAAAGAGTACCAGGAGCAGCATCTTGAACGTATCGGAGAGCAAGCTCAGTTTGAAGTTCTTGAGGGAAACCATTTCATCTACCAGACTAATGCTGAGGCAATTGCTGCGATTGTAGAAAAGGTGTTGGCCGATTTATAG
- a CDS encoding transporter substrate-binding domain-containing protein: MQRSKYRYLILIVGILLCLDNVVYADASLQLSREEYQFIEDHQTVRLGIDPKFMPFEFLDEQGIHTGIAADLLSLISERTGLSFTYDPTLSWTETISLAREGSIDVVSAVGYTREREEYLTYLPAYIHFQRAIIVQKSNTSVTSFSDLQGRQVAVQRGSSHEGFLTSYPSITPRLYDTVEEALLAVNHGEEVAFVGNEATSVYLSRLLGLTELTIIPITEDGEQTLHIAVQRSEPILASILQKGLDSISEAERAQIFNKWIRYETRIDYWPIIRIAIVIAIIIILAFALSSYWIVRLKKAIHEKEEAQLRAEEADREKSRFLARISHEIRTPLNGVRGMSFLLEKTNVSTDQLRYIHSISTATETMQQIINDILEYSRLEENRITFESVPFHLDDVLENCVSIEQHLIQQKGLSFRINETPGVPKQFIGDPTRLSQILINLLNNAVKFTEDGSVTLSITAQHKEETTCTLSLEISDTGIGMSKEQLDTIFTPFVQANETIHRKYGGSGLGLSIVKELVEKMNGKLEVESIPNEGTSFTVSLPMQVDTNPAGEEHSSVDFSSIRVLLVIQDRMLYDRLGIIFSEYHIDYEGVTSLNLAAKALEGDQSYDLVVLDYRKSMVIPDNFRNIFNTHDESRPKLLVFSNNQLELEKELQIPCDLVLMLPLITSVLFNGLLQLFGTNTSSLRTANNEVQRRKNASFTVLVVEDNATNQIIAKELLEQIDATVYLASNGKEGYERFLEHEDIIACILMDLHMDVMDGYESSKLIREKNQDVPILVTSADLISSVLSRCKEIGVTEVIGKPYSPEELQKKVLHYAGLYASKKTLPDTPIDFQRGILQLGGNENAYKTVLHAFIEETSSLVEALIIAGDSQDWKEVAELAHQAKGSCGAIGATGAQKLCTQLQHEQPTDDHALWNKTIEELERVLAQARLYLGL, encoded by the coding sequence ATGCAGCGGTCCAAATACAGATACCTGATTCTTATCGTGGGAATACTTCTGTGCTTGGACAATGTTGTGTATGCAGATGCGTCACTCCAGCTCTCCAGAGAAGAGTATCAGTTCATTGAGGACCATCAAACAGTGAGGCTTGGTATCGACCCAAAGTTCATGCCGTTCGAGTTCCTCGATGAGCAGGGAATCCATACTGGAATTGCTGCAGACTTGCTCTCCCTTATCTCAGAGAGAACTGGATTGTCATTTACCTATGACCCTACCCTAAGCTGGACTGAGACGATCAGCCTAGCCAGAGAAGGGTCCATTGATGTAGTGTCTGCAGTTGGGTATACGAGGGAGCGAGAAGAGTACCTAACCTATCTTCCTGCCTACATTCACTTCCAGCGAGCCATCATTGTCCAGAAGAGCAATACCTCAGTTACCTCCTTTTCCGACCTTCAGGGAAGGCAGGTAGCAGTACAGAGGGGTAGCTCGCATGAAGGTTTCTTGACCTCATATCCGTCCATCACTCCTCGCCTCTACGATACGGTGGAAGAAGCCCTGCTCGCAGTAAACCACGGGGAAGAGGTTGCCTTTGTGGGAAATGAGGCAACGAGTGTGTATCTCAGCAGACTGCTCGGACTGACTGAACTTACGATCATTCCCATTACTGAAGATGGAGAACAAACACTCCATATTGCAGTACAACGTAGTGAACCAATACTGGCGAGTATTCTACAAAAGGGCCTCGATTCCATCAGTGAAGCAGAGCGAGCACAGATTTTCAATAAATGGATTCGCTATGAGACAAGGATAGACTACTGGCCTATCATCAGAATTGCGATTGTCATTGCAATCATCATAATCCTTGCTTTCGCTCTCTCTTCCTACTGGATTGTTCGCTTGAAGAAGGCCATCCATGAGAAAGAAGAAGCCCAGCTACGGGCCGAGGAAGCAGACCGGGAGAAAAGCCGATTCCTTGCCCGCATCTCCCATGAGATACGGACCCCACTCAATGGAGTGAGAGGAATGAGTTTTCTCCTTGAGAAGACTAATGTATCTACAGACCAGCTTCGCTATATTCACAGCATCTCCACAGCAACGGAGACTATGCAGCAGATCATTAATGATATTCTGGAATACTCTCGTCTGGAAGAAAATAGGATCACGTTTGAATCAGTTCCATTCCATCTTGATGATGTATTGGAGAACTGTGTATCAATTGAACAGCACTTGATCCAACAAAAGGGATTGAGTTTCAGAATCAATGAAACTCCCGGAGTTCCAAAGCAATTTATCGGGGACCCAACACGTCTCTCCCAAATACTCATCAATCTCCTGAACAATGCAGTAAAATTTACTGAAGATGGCTCTGTTACTCTCTCAATTACTGCTCAGCACAAAGAAGAAACAACCTGTACCCTCTCTCTGGAGATATCTGATACAGGGATTGGGATGAGCAAGGAACAGCTCGATACCATCTTCACCCCGTTCGTGCAGGCTAATGAGACAATCCACCGTAAGTATGGTGGTTCCGGCCTTGGCCTTTCTATCGTTAAGGAACTCGTTGAAAAAATGAACGGAAAACTGGAGGTTGAAAGCATTCCAAATGAAGGCACCAGCTTTACCGTCTCCCTCCCCATGCAAGTAGATACAAATCCTGCTGGAGAAGAGCATTCATCAGTTGATTTCTCTTCTATCCGAGTCTTGCTCGTCATTCAAGATAGAATGCTCTATGATCGTCTCGGGATTATATTCTCTGAATATCATATCGACTATGAAGGGGTTACTTCATTAAATCTAGCAGCCAAGGCACTCGAAGGAGATCAAAGTTATGATCTTGTGGTATTGGATTATCGTAAATCCATGGTTATACCTGATAATTTTCGAAATATATTCAACACTCACGATGAATCGCGTCCGAAACTTCTAGTATTTTCAAACAACCAGTTGGAGCTAGAAAAAGAGCTGCAAATCCCCTGTGACTTGGTCCTTATGCTACCCCTTATTACCAGCGTTCTGTTCAATGGGTTGCTCCAGTTGTTTGGAACAAACACCTCATCACTTCGAACCGCGAATAATGAGGTACAGAGAAGGAAAAATGCATCATTCACTGTATTAGTTGTCGAAGACAATGCAACAAACCAGATCATCGCCAAGGAACTGCTTGAGCAGATCGATGCAACCGTCTACCTTGCTTCCAACGGGAAAGAAGGATATGAACGGTTCCTCGAACATGAGGACATCATTGCCTGTATCTTGATGGATCTTCACATGGATGTCATGGATGGGTATGAGTCAAGCAAGCTGATTCGGGAGAAGAACCAGGATGTTCCCATTCTGGTAACCTCAGCAGATTTAATCTCCAGTGTACTCAGCCGATGCAAGGAGATTGGAGTAACCGAAGTTATCGGCAAGCCCTATTCTCCGGAAGAACTCCAAAAGAAGGTACTCCATTATGCTGGCCTCTATGCCTCGAAAAAAACGCTTCCTGATACTCCAATCGACTTCCAGCGAGGCATCCTGCAACTTGGAGGCAATGAGAACGCCTACAAAACGGTACTCCATGCTTTCATAGAGGAGACATCCAGTTTGGTCGAAGCCCTTATAATAGCCGGGGACAGCCAGGACTGGAAGGAAGTAGCAGAACTTGCCCACCAAGCTAAAGGCAGCTGTGGGGCTATTGGGGCAACAGGCGCTCAGAAGTTGTGTACGCAGTTGCAACATGAGCAGCCTACTGATGACCATGCATTGTGGAATAAGACAATCGAGGAGCTTGAACGTGTGCTTGCTCAAGCTCGATTATACCTTGGCCTATAA
- a CDS encoding HD domain-containing phosphohydrolase: MSVILAIDDSSTDLTVIQSTLSCCTVLTAGDGKEGLEVLNAHPEIDLILLDLHMPKMNGFAFLDQCKALSVEIPIIILTNSEEIEKEILGLEKGAVDFIRKPLNFRSLQKRIELQLNLKQANRQMIEYNKQLERLVEERTQEIRKTTAITINALVRLLEIRNVETSDHSKRTKNMMRHLCAELQKQDDESYYLTDKEIQELVDTAPLHDIGKVGIPDNILLKPGRLTKEETDLMRQHVLKGVEALDYGTDKDEAPISFIETARSLIASHHEWYDGSGYPVGLKDSKIPLSGRLMAVIDVYDALTSKRVYKDALSHEEAIQVMKEEAPRHFDPVVFQAFLSIANKLSRT, encoded by the coding sequence GTGTCAGTTATCCTTGCCATTGATGATTCTTCCACCGATCTTACCGTGATCCAATCCACGCTTTCCTGCTGCACCGTACTTACCGCTGGGGATGGCAAGGAAGGGTTAGAAGTGCTCAATGCGCATCCGGAAATTGACTTGATCCTACTCGACCTGCATATGCCAAAGATGAACGGTTTTGCCTTTCTGGACCAGTGCAAGGCTCTCTCAGTAGAGATTCCGATTATCATCCTGACCAACTCTGAGGAGATAGAAAAGGAAATCCTCGGTCTGGAAAAGGGTGCTGTAGACTTTATCCGTAAACCACTGAACTTTCGATCCCTTCAAAAACGCATTGAACTACAGCTTAATCTGAAACAAGCCAACAGGCAGATGATAGAATACAACAAACAGCTCGAACGATTGGTGGAGGAGCGTACTCAAGAGATTCGAAAAACCACCGCGATTACCATCAATGCACTGGTGAGGCTGTTGGAAATCCGCAATGTTGAGACCAGTGACCACTCTAAACGCACCAAGAACATGATGCGACACCTCTGTGCGGAACTCCAGAAACAGGATGATGAATCATATTACCTCACCGATAAGGAAATCCAGGAGCTGGTTGACACAGCACCACTGCACGATATCGGGAAGGTGGGTATCCCTGACAATATTCTTCTTAAGCCTGGGAGACTGACCAAGGAAGAGACTGATCTCATGAGGCAACACGTACTGAAGGGAGTGGAAGCGCTCGACTATGGCACAGACAAGGATGAAGCTCCGATCAGCTTTATTGAAACTGCTCGGTCCCTTATCGCGAGCCACCATGAGTGGTATGACGGCTCCGGGTATCCAGTAGGTTTGAAGGATTCCAAGATCCCTCTCTCTGGACGTTTGATGGCCGTGATCGATGTCTATGATGCACTTACCAGCAAGCGTGTGTACAAGGATGCGCTTTCTCATGAGGAAGCAATACAGGTAATGAAAGAGGAGGCTCCCAGACACTTCGACCCAGTGGTGTTCCAGGCCTTTCTCTCCATTGCAAACAAGTTAAGTCGTACCTAA
- a CDS encoding TolC family protein yields the protein MKTEKVFLCTILISLSFPLLGAIPGNLELATLQEEVNQAILDVRDAKASRWPTVDLELSGTYMSNPLIGPITIPAGKLSLAPLTPPSDVTLYDGMESSMYDFSVNITQPLFTWGKINASVDVQEAIADAKLQELHNREKELMAEISTRAVTIISLEAISQLLKQQHSLGRELVSLASEGVASGMMLELEKLETETALQDIELAILESDYAVTEQRLNLQTLTSNQDISSYSFDEQAIEELLQLPVETLIETSISPRQASLRALSALKKATEAAKRLAKGSFYGKPDLALVMSAGYSSPNFPLSESDWSDQDAYSVTVSVGLKTTLFDGGKIANSIKRAESQQESASLDLQQARNRITQEVQQQYLLLKTSMQKIDLEQRKQTTLEQRVSTNGELYQSGYGTKEELLNAKMNLLSSQIHEHQLNIEAWSAFQTLHYLTGN from the coding sequence ATGAAAACTGAAAAAGTCTTTCTTTGTACAATTCTGATCTCCCTCTCATTCCCTCTACTTGGTGCAATCCCCGGGAATCTTGAACTCGCCACTCTTCAGGAGGAGGTCAACCAAGCCATACTCGATGTACGCGATGCCAAGGCTTCCCGTTGGCCTACCGTTGATCTAGAGCTCAGCGGCACGTATATGAGCAACCCACTCATTGGGCCCATCACAATACCTGCTGGGAAATTGTCTCTTGCCCCCCTTACGCCACCCAGTGACGTAACGCTGTATGATGGGATGGAATCGAGTATGTATGACTTCTCGGTGAACATCACCCAGCCACTGTTCACCTGGGGGAAGATCAATGCATCGGTGGATGTACAGGAAGCCATTGCTGATGCAAAGCTCCAAGAGCTTCATAACAGGGAGAAAGAACTCATGGCTGAGATTTCCACCAGGGCGGTGACAATCATCTCCCTGGAGGCAATTTCGCAGTTGCTCAAGCAACAACATTCACTGGGGAGGGAGCTGGTCTCTCTTGCAAGTGAAGGTGTTGCTTCGGGAATGATGCTGGAATTGGAAAAACTTGAGACAGAGACAGCACTCCAGGATATTGAGCTTGCTATTTTAGAGAGTGACTATGCCGTCACTGAACAAAGACTCAACTTGCAAACATTGACCAGTAACCAAGACATTTCTTCCTATAGCTTCGATGAGCAGGCGATCGAGGAGTTGTTGCAACTACCGGTCGAGACACTCATTGAGACATCCATCTCTCCAAGGCAGGCATCCTTGAGGGCACTCTCTGCCCTCAAAAAAGCAACGGAGGCAGCCAAGAGGCTTGCAAAGGGCTCTTTCTATGGTAAACCGGACCTTGCCTTGGTTATGTCGGCAGGCTACAGTAGCCCTAATTTTCCCCTGTCAGAATCAGACTGGAGTGATCAGGATGCATACAGTGTAACCGTATCGGTTGGGTTGAAAACCACGCTCTTTGATGGAGGGAAGATTGCCAATTCCATCAAACGTGCAGAGAGCCAACAGGAGTCCGCTTCCCTTGACCTACAGCAGGCAAGAAACCGTATTACCCAAGAGGTACAGCAGCAGTATCTGTTGCTGAAGACCTCCATGCAGAAAATTGACTTGGAGCAGAGGAAGCAGACGACCCTGGAGCAACGAGTGAGTACGAATGGAGAGCTCTATCAAAGCGGATACGGAACAAAAGAAGAGCTGCTCAATGCTAAGATGAATCTACTCTCATCCCAGATTCATGAGCATCAACTGAATATTGAAGCTTGGAGTGCGTTTCAGACTTTGCACTATCTTACGGGAAACTAG